From the Sphingobacteruim zhuxiongii genome, the window GGCTACTTGTTTATCTCTTGTAAAAATCGCTGTCTGACACTTATTCGCAACCAGTCTAGTAAGGCAAGTAGCTTTTATCAATTAAGTCTATTGGCAGAGTTCTCCCAAGATTCTACCGATTTTTATTTTGAAAAGGAATTAGAAGAAATTGTTAAAAAATCAATAGATCGTCTGCCTGAGAAATTCAAAGAGGCCTTTACACTGAATCGCTATGAGGATCTCACCTACAAGGAGATTGCGGAGAAGTTGGGGGTTTCATCAAAAACTGTCGATTATAGAATTCAGATGGCATTGAAGTTATTGCGAAAGGACTTGAAGAAATACTTAAAGATTGTATTGATGTTTTATCCAAATTTGATGTAATTCAAGTCCTTATTAAGAATATATGATAGCGTTTTATTTATTCTCAAAGTAATGGTATTCTTTTTCTAGATTTAATGCTTTCCTAGCTTCCTCGCTAGGTTTGGGATTAAAGTCGCGCTTTTGATAATACGTCGATTCATCCCAAATGATTGAGCCTCCAGTAAAGCGAGGGTCTCCGGTACTTTTCAAATAAGCAATGAGTCTTTGCTTCAACTTTTCTTTTTCGTGATGATATTCTTTCTTGTTCGCAAGATTTATTAGTTGATCAGGATCAGTTGCTAGTTTATACAGTTCTTCTTCTGGTCTTTTTTCGAATGCATACTCGAAGAAGCGTTTATATTTCGGATTATTTTTGTTCGCTAAAATGAATATTTTCGATGCTGAGGGATAATGTAGCATATGAGCATCCACATCGCCAAAGAGCGGTGGTTCTCCCGCTGGCCAACGCTCGCTTTCCAGATTTAGAATGTAGAGATATTCCGCTGTACGGATTGCCCTGACAGGGTATCCTAATCCATTCTTTCGAACAAGCGCATGCCGTTCTCTTGCCATGATGATAAAGTCCTCTGTATTTTCAGCTTTATCAATGAAATCTATAGCTTGGGCGGTCATGTCAGTTGGAATCGGTAGTCCAGCAGCTTTTAAAATTGTTGGGGCTAATTGGTTTAGATTGACTAGCTGTTCCGCCTTTCCTGCTGTTATATTTCCTGACCAATTAAAGATTAATGGAACTCGAGCGCCTGCATCGTAAACATTCGCCAAGCCACGCGGCATTTGCCATCCATTATCGCTACAGATGATAATCAGCGTATTCTTCTCTTGTCCATTGTTTTTTAATGTCGCTAACAGTTGGCCAACCTCTTGGTCGAATTCTTGAATAGCATAGTAATAATCGGCTATATCCTCTCTCACTTCCTTGCTATCGGGTAGATAGGGAGGAACTTTTATTTTGTCGATTGCCATTCCACTTTCTTTTCCACTGCCGGTTTTGAAAGGTCGATGCGGATGCTTGCTACTAAACCAATAATGCCAAGGCGACTGTCCGTTATCTTCATTTTTCTTAAGGAAGGTTTCAAAATCAGCATAAAGGTCTCCGCCAGGATTTCGGCTCCGTCCCGAAGCTTCAATGTTGCCAGGTCCCCAACCTTTGCCTTCATAGCCAACTTGGTAGCCCGATTTTTCAAGTAAATCAACGTAACTATCAAATTCTTTGGGCAATATCCCCCATAAATTCGCCCCCTCTTTTAAACGATAAATGTCTTGTCCGGTTAATAATCCAGCACGAGAGGGCGTGCACGAAGGCGATCCACAGAATACATTGCTGTAAATTATACCTTTCTGAGCGACTTGATCAATATTTGGGGTTTTAATCACCGAGTCTCCGTAGGCGCCCAGGTGGTTCCAAGATTGATTGTCCGACATGATCAATAAGATGTTTGGTCTTTCCTGTCCTTTCAATACTAGACAGTTGAAAATTAGGCTTAAGAAACATGTGTAAATTGAAATAGATTTCATCGCTATGTAGAAGATTAAAATGGTCCAGGATTCAAATTCAAGTTGGCATTGTTTTTCTTGCCTGGCATTTCTCCACGTTGACCTTTCTTAGGAAGCGGCTTCGCTGTATTCTTATCATACCAATGAGGGGTTAGTAACGAAGGTTCAGAGTCTCCTGTTTCTCGTTGCCACTGCGTTAAAACCGTACGTAAGTTTTTGATTTCATCCTTGAAAGCAGGGTTATCAATCTGATTATTAACTTGCAAACTGTCGTCTTTCAAAACGTAGAATTCTTCTTTAGGCCTTGAAGATAAGTAGGGTTCAGCTTGCAGTTTGCTCAATGAACCGTTCTTTTGTCCCAACTTCAAGGAATTAGCTGAAGGGCTTTGGTTTGCATCAATCGGTCCGTCATTAGTAAATTGAGGGCGTATATTTTTGATGTAAAGAAAATCTTTTGTGCGAACGGAACGTTCATAAGCCTCGTAGTCGTGCCAATTATGTTCTGCGAAGACATAGTTTCTAAATGTGGTATGCGGATCGCTGTTGAAAAGCGAAGCAAAGCTCTTTCCTTGGAAGTTTGCTGGTATTTCTACGTTGACAATGTCTAAGATGGTAGCACTGATATCGATACTGCTAACCAACGCTTGAATAGATTGATTTCCTTTGATACCGTTTGGCCAATGTAGCAGTAGCGGAGTTTTTATGCCTCGATCTGTAAGCCTGGTTTTACTTCCAGGAAAAGGACGGCCATTATCAGCCATAAAAATAATAATGGTGTTGTTTAATTGTCCTGAATCTTCTAGTTCCTTCCATATTTTCCCAACATAGAGGTCCAATCGCGTAATCTCATTATAATAAGAGACGAGATCGCGGCGAGTCTGCTCATCGTCGACGAGTGTCGGAGGAACCGATACCTCCTCGTTTTGATAGACATGATCAAAAGTTGAATCTGCCGACCAATCGCGATGTGCATCGTATGACGCTAGCCACAAAAAGAAGGGCTTATCTCCGAAGGAGTTCCGAAGAAGGGATAGCCATTGTTCTTCGCCACCTTCACCGTTTTCCTTCTTATTAACAAGGAGGGTATCGTAGGCTTTCGCTGTCTCTTTGCCTTCATGCCATTTTCCTGCTAAGGCTGTATAATAGCCCGCCTTTTTAAGTTCCGCGGGCAACAAGACTTGCTCCGGTCCTAATTCCGTATGTAGCTCGGCGGCACCCGTGTTATGCGGATATCGTCCTGTCAAAATGCTTGTTCGACTTGGACTACAGGAACTAGTGACTAAAAAAGCATTTTCGAATTTTACCCCTGAGTTAGCTAAACGGTCAATATTTGGTGTTTTAATTTTCGTATTTCCGTAAGCAGCGATATCATCCCAACTGACGTCATCTGCGATAATCAAAATGATATTCGGAGAGCTATTCGTTTGTGCGAAACTTCCCTGAGCTAAACATAGCAAGACAGCTATGAACGGAATGTATATTTTGTTTTTTTTCATAAGATTTCAACCTAAATGTTTTCATTAAACTTCGACTCCAATAGGTAATTGGCTAGATTTAGTTCGTATTCACTATCCTTATTTTCGCTTATCCGCTTGATCGATTCGTGATAGGGTTTAAGATGTTCCGCTCGCGTTTCCTGCAAACTGTTGAGTGCTTGAATACGGACCATCGGATCTTGATTATCTAAAGCTGAAGCTAATACTTCGATTGCATCAAAGAAGCCTGATTTATAAAGCTGTTCGGCTATAACTAATCGCACGTAAGGAGCATCGTCATAAAGGTGATGACGGAGCACATTGCTAGTGCTTACCGATTGATTATTCAAAATAAGTAGGCCCGTTGCAGACCAGTATCGAATCAACGGGTCTTGATCGTTTAAGCCTTTAAGAAGTGTCGGAAGTGCCGTTTCGTCATTACTGCTAGCAAGATAGGCACGCTCGATTACAGCAGTTAAGTTATAATTGCCTGATCTCGCAAAATCATAAAGTGGCTGGCCTCCACTAATCGAAGCTATGGCGCTCTCTGGAATAAAGCCTACATCCTTAATCGTTAGTAAATGAGCTTTTGTTTCTTTACGAAGGTCCTCAAGAACTGCTTTGTAGTTAGGGTCAGTCGCCAGATTATGGATATTATCAGGATCTTTGGCGATGTCATATAATTCTTCCGTAGGCTTTGGTTTAAAGAATCTAGCCTGCACTTCAGTCAATTTTCCTTCTTTGAATGCTTTTTCCCAAGATTGAATAGAGCTTGCTAACCAAAGGAAATTAAGATGTTGTCCATAGGGTCTATGCGGCATGAAATTTCGTACATATCTGTAATTTCCACTTCGAATAGTCCTCACTAGATCTATTCGTTCGTCCATTCTTCCTCTGGATCCGAAGGCATAATCTTTATCCTGACTTATGTCTGTAGCACCTAGGAAGGGTTTTCCTTGGAAATAATCAGGGATGTTGACACCCGCTAGTTGTAATACTGTCGGTGCAAAATCCGTAAAGTCGACAAGTCTGTTTATTTTGTTTTGCTGTTTGTAGGGATTTAAGTTTTTATATTTTTCAGGGATATGAACGACGAGTGGGATATGAAGTCCTGATTCATACATAAATCGTTTACTTCGTCCTAATACTCCACCATTGTCGGCGTAATAAAAAACAATTGTTTCTTCGTCTAGGCCATCCTTCTTCAGCTGTTGCAACAATTCTCCGACACGATAATCCATCTCTTCGATTTTATCATAGTAAAGGGCCCAATCATGCAACATTTCTGGGGTTTTGGGTAAATATGCTGGAATCTTAATCTCCTGTGCGTTGTGTCTTGGCGATTGATTCGAGTTTTTGACTTCTTTCTCCGGGGGTAAGCCAAAGCGCTTGCGCATCTTCGCCTTTCCATCTTCGCCAAAGATTGAGCTCTCATGGGAGATCTCTATATTGAAAACGGCAAAGAAGGGCTGCCCATTTTTTCTGTTTTGATAGGTTGCCGTTTTGCTTGATTCATCCCATGCATCGATCTGATCGGCGCTGTTGTAATCTTTTTTAGCATTGTTTGATGTATAATAGCCCGCCTCTCGTAGGTACTTAGGGAAAAATTTAACGAAATCAGGTACAGGATAGCTACTTCTCATATTTTCCGTTCCTAGACTCGCGGGGTACATGCCTGTAATAAGGGTCGAGCGTGATGGCGCACAAACGGCAGCAGTACAATACGCATTATTAAATAATAAGCCCTTTTCTGCTAGGCCATCGATATTCGGAGTATGAGCAACAATGTCACCATAGGCTCCAATAAAAGGACTGTTATCCTCGCTGACTATCCATAAAATATTCGGTCGCGACTCCGCTGATTGAGCCAATGTTTGTAGGAAGGGCACAAATGAGACGATGCAAATCAAGAGCGTTTTTTTCATGATATTAAGGGTTTTGAGTGAGACCTGGATTAGCATCTATAGCACTTAGCGGTATTGGAAATAGCAGTTTGCTCGTGTTAATGCCGTTGGCTTTAAGTACCTGATCTGCTCTTCCTGTTCGCACTAAGTCGTAAAATCGGTGGAATTCAAAAGCTAGCTCTATTCTACGTTCATGCTCAATTGCTAAACTCAACGTAGCATATTTGTTGTTTGGATAGTCTGATGAGCCAAAAGGGGCGAGTCCAGCTCTTTCCCGAACCTGATTAAGGTAGGTTGCTTCTCCAGAAAGTTCCGCATAGAGCAGTAGAATATCTGCATATCGAATAGCTTCAACATTTTGCCCTGGATAGAGAAAATCGGGATCAAAGAATTTGATTGTGTAAGGGAAATCAATGAATTTATTCGTTTGCAGATTGGTGAATCCTAGTTGTAAGGAAAGGTTTTTTCTAGCGTCGTTTGTTTCATATTCTGCAATTAGGTTATTGGAAGGGGTGTTTAGTCCATTCCCTCTAAACGTCGTGTTGATATTCGGAAGATGAAAAGCGAAGTCCCAAGGCGCGTAATCGGTTTGATGTGTACTATTGACGTTGTTTTGGCCTGCTAAATATTGAATTTCTAGTATAGATTCTTTAGAGTTCTTTGTGCTTGCTTTGAAAATATATTCGTAGTCTGCGATGTTGATTTTACCATCGCTGTTTGCGTCTAATGAATACAATCCACTTTGAATAATCTCTTGAAGTTCTTTCTTTGCTTCCTCTTTATTTCCAGCTGCAATATAGACTTTAGCAAGTACTGCCGATGCTGCAGACCGGGTTAATCGACCAATGTTATTTCCGGTGTAGGAATTTGGTAATGCAGTCTTCGCCTTAAGTAGATCTTTTATGAGCTGTTGGTAGATGACTTTGGTATCTTCTCGTAGGTAATCATAACTCTCGTCCGGAGTTACCACTTTTAATGGAAAGGGAACGGCGCCAAATGCTTGACTTAAATGATAGTAATAAAAGGCACGAGTGGTTAACGCTTCTGCTTCTAAGCGCGTCTTTAGATTAGGATCGGCAAAGCTGATGCTTGTGTTGTTTAATTTATCTAAGATATTATTGAGAATATAAATAGCATTGTACGCATTGTTCCAAGCCGTTGTTATATAGCCGTTATCAGATTTTGCACTGTGCTTATTTATATCTTCACCGAAGGAATGCGCACCGGTTGTTTGTTTGATATAGACATTGTCAGAATATAACTCTCCATAGAGGTCTGGGATTCCGCCTGAATTGTATAACCTAGATAATTGACGATAAACATCATTTGCTGCTAAGGTTAAATCGTTCTCTGAGGTATAGAAATTTCCAGCCGTTAAATTAGTCTCTGGATATAGATCTAATTTGTCACTAGCACATCCCCAAAGTGACAGCAATAAAATATGAGCATAAATGCTTTTGTATAGTGTTTTCTTTTTCATGGTTAAAATGCAATATTGAGTCCTAGAGAATATATTTTTGCCGTAGGGTAGGTGTTTGAACTTATCCCTTGACGACTTGCGTCATCTGCATTTCCAGAGAAACCTTCAGGATCAGAAACTGGTGCGTCTTTTCGTGTAAATAGGTTGTTTCCGTTAAAATAGACACGTAATGATTTTGCTAATATTTTTTCGGAGAGTCTACTTGGAAGTGTATAAGCAACCGTCAGATCCTTTAGACGCCAATAAGATTTAGAGAATAGAAAGTAGCTCGATGGCGTTTTTTCGTATCCATTCTCGTCTACTTTGATCTTGTAATGGTATCCATCTCCTGGATTTTCCTCAGATCTCCATCGATTATTCAGTTCTTTTAAATAATTGCGACCTTCATGATAAAGTAAGGATCGATGAACATTGTCATCCATTAATTCCCCGCCTTGTACGCCCTGTAGGACTATACTAAGCTCTATATTCTTATAGGAGAAGCGGTTTGTAAATCCCCATATGAAATCCGGATTTGGATTACCGATGATCGTTCGATCGTTCTCATTGAGCTGACCATTCCCATCGACGTCTTTGTATCGCCCATCGCCAGGTTTTGCGCCTGCATAGTGAGCTGGATCTGCATCGATTGCTGCCTGATTCAAATACACGCCATCGTATTGGTAGCCGTAAAAGCTAAATACAGGTTTGCCTATTTGGTTGATTTTCTGCATGCCACTAAATACAGAGCCACTCAATACCATAGGTGTGCTGTTCTCACCAAGGGCAAGAATTTTGTTTCTATTAAAAGAGATGTTAAAATTAGAACTCCATTTAAAAGATTCTTTCTGTATGTTTTGACTGTTTAAAGCGATCTCCAATCCTTTGTTCTCGACTGCACCAATATTCTTGAATATCGTAGTAAAGCCGGATACAACTGGTGTTGGAACTTCGAGGAGTAGGCCATCTGATTTCGATTTGTATGCATCAATGGTTACTTGAAAACGCTCATGTAAGAAGCCGATATCTAGCCCTAGATTTACTTGTTTGGTTTTCTCCCATTGTAGATTGGGATTTGTAATACTGGAAGGATAATAGGTCGTTAGAAGAGTATTACCTATTGCTGCTCGACCCTGTGTAATCTGACCTATCCATTTATAGTCGGCAAATTTATCGTTTCCTGTCAATCCATAACTTGCGCGGATTTTCAAATTACTAAGCCAGTTTGCTTCATCCAGAAAATCTTCCTCTGAGATAATCCAACCTACAGATACCGCAGGGAAATTTCCCCATTTCTTATTGGAGGCGAATCGTGAAGAGCCATCGCGACGTAAACTCGCAGATAAAAGATACTTTCCAGAAAAGGCATAGTTTGCTCGTGCAAAATAAGATATAAATGATGTTTTCGATGCTCTATCATCTGCTGCAAATACAGTCTTTCCAGCACTCAGTGCTTTTACTAAGTCATTGTCATATCCTCGACGTTCGAGGTAATTGAAGCTATAATTTGCATAGTTGTATTCCGTCCCTAAAAGGGCTTGTAAGCTATGTTTTCCCCATGTCTTATCATAGTTCAATAAATTTTGAAAGGTGTAGCTTATGGTTTGTGTTAGCGTTTTTGCCATAGCGCCTTCAGTGAAATATGTGGGGCCTAACAAGTGGTCTTTCGCTTGGTAGTTACTACCGTCATTTCTATTGTAGAAATAATTGAATGCCGATTTGAAGCTTAGACCTTTTAATAATTCCAACTGTCCATAGATGTTTCCAAGAGCATTGAATCGACTACTTTTGATCTCATCGGTGCTGCGGTAGAGTGGGTGCCCATTCTGTGGTCGAAACAAAATGGCATTATAGTTTTCAAATCCTGCTTGATTCAATGGGGCTCCTAAATATCCATTTTCGCTATACAAGGGATAAATGCTAGGGTACTGTACTGCCCATTCGAACATACGATTAAAGGGTTCCTGTTCTTGATCGTAACTTAAATTGCTTGCTCCACCGATTTCGAGTCGATCTAGTATTTTCGTAGAGGTATTAAATCCTAAGTTGTATTTATCGTAATCCGAGAATAAGGCAATCCCTTTTCTTTTTAAAATGCTACCAGATACTCTGTAGTTACTGTGCTCACCACCACCGCTTGCTGCGATGTCAACTTTGTTAGATGGGGCTACGCGGTATATGGCATCTTGAAAATTGGTATTAGGTAGTAACTCTGGATGCTCTAATGCTGTTGGCCAAGTATATTTATAACTTCCGCGCGCTGCAATTGTATTTGGAGCATTGGGATCACCGCCCTTATCGACCCAGCTGTTCTGCGCTGCTTCAATAGATGCTTGCGCATATTCACTCGCATTCATTACATCGACTTTGTCAATGACTTCTTGAAGTGAGCTAACATAATTAACTTCAAATTTGCTGGATCCTGCTTTGCCCGCTTTCGTCTTGATTAGGATGACGCCATTCGCAGCTCGAGATCCGTAGATGGCTGATGATGCCGCGTCTTTCAATACCTGTATTGATTCGATATCTGCATTGTTGATTAAGTTGAGGTCGTAATTTGGGGCAGGGATTCCATCGACAACAATAAGTGGTGCCGTGCCAGCTGAAATAGAGTTGATACCTCGTACCTGAATGCTGGTTGAGGCGCCAGGTTTTCCAGATCCAGCTGTGACTTGTACACCTGACATTTGCCCATAGAGCGCTTGACCAATTTCTGATGCTGCACGTCCAGCAATGTCTTTACTAAGGTTTAGATTGCTAGATGCGCCTGTTAAGTCTCTTTTACGCTGCGTTCCATAACCGACAACAACAACCTCATCTAGATTCTCTATAAGTGGTTCTAACTCTATTTGAAAAGGAGATTTATCAATACTAATTGTTTTAGATTGATAGCCAAGAAAAGAAACAACGACATTTAAAGGTGGCTTTTGTCCTGTTACTAATTGAAATTGTCCTTTTCTATCGGTTTGTACGCTATGTGTAACGCCTTCTAGCTGGATAGTAACGCCTTCTAATGGAGCTTTAGTTTTTGCGTCGATAACGATCCCCGATGTGTTAGCATTTACAATAGGTGCGTTGTTTATTTGTGCATTTGCAAAGCCTATGCTTATTAAAAATAAAAGCAATAGCTTCCCGGTAGCCTGAATAATCAGCCTAAGTCTTTTCATATTTTTTAATAAATTAATTGAAAATGTGTGGAACGAATCTCAATCTATTGATCTTCGATCTATTAATAAAGGGCCTTTTGTTAGAAGGTTTGGTTGTTTTAGGTATATATTAAAACCCTATATTGCTACACATGTATCCATGCCAAATCCAGATGTTATAAT encodes:
- a CDS encoding RNA polymerase sigma-70 factor codes for the protein MIDDFTEKLLLNKLTESSEDAYEMLFHHYYKALIAYCKQFVEKPDAEEIVQELWLYIWKNREDLNIQSTFKGYLFISCKNRCLTLIRNQSSKASSFYQLSLLAEFSQDSTDFYFEKELEEIVKKSIDRLPEKFKEAFTLNRYEDLTYKEIAEKLGVSSKTVDYRIQMALKLLRKDLKKYLKIVLMFYPNLM
- a CDS encoding sulfatase family protein, encoding MKSISIYTCFLSLIFNCLVLKGQERPNILLIMSDNQSWNHLGAYGDSVIKTPNIDQVAQKGIIYSNVFCGSPSCTPSRAGLLTGQDIYRLKEGANLWGILPKEFDSYVDLLEKSGYQVGYEGKGWGPGNIEASGRSRNPGGDLYADFETFLKKNEDNGQSPWHYWFSSKHPHRPFKTGSGKESGMAIDKIKVPPYLPDSKEVREDIADYYYAIQEFDQEVGQLLATLKNNGQEKNTLIIICSDNGWQMPRGLANVYDAGARVPLIFNWSGNITAGKAEQLVNLNQLAPTILKAAGLPIPTDMTAQAIDFIDKAENTEDFIIMARERHALVRKNGLGYPVRAIRTAEYLYILNLESERWPAGEPPLFGDVDAHMLHYPSASKIFILANKNNPKYKRFFEYAFEKRPEEELYKLATDPDQLINLANKKEYHHEKEKLKQRLIAYLKSTGDPRFTGGSIIWDESTYYQKRDFNPKPSEEARKALNLEKEYHYFENK
- a CDS encoding sulfatase family protein — translated: MKKNKIYIPFIAVLLCLAQGSFAQTNSSPNIILIIADDVSWDDIAAYGNTKIKTPNIDRLANSGVKFENAFLVTSSCSPSRTSILTGRYPHNTGAAELHTELGPEQVLLPAELKKAGYYTALAGKWHEGKETAKAYDTLLVNKKENGEGGEEQWLSLLRNSFGDKPFFLWLASYDAHRDWSADSTFDHVYQNEEVSVPPTLVDDEQTRRDLVSYYNEITRLDLYVGKIWKELEDSGQLNNTIIIFMADNGRPFPGSKTRLTDRGIKTPLLLHWPNGIKGNQSIQALVSSIDISATILDIVNVEIPANFQGKSFASLFNSDPHTTFRNYVFAEHNWHDYEAYERSVRTKDFLYIKNIRPQFTNDGPIDANQSPSANSLKLGQKNGSLSKLQAEPYLSSRPKEEFYVLKDDSLQVNNQIDNPAFKDEIKNLRTVLTQWQRETGDSEPSLLTPHWYDKNTAKPLPKKGQRGEMPGKKNNANLNLNPGPF
- a CDS encoding sulfatase-like hydrolase/transferase is translated as MKKTLLICIVSFVPFLQTLAQSAESRPNILWIVSEDNSPFIGAYGDIVAHTPNIDGLAEKGLLFNNAYCTAAVCAPSRSTLITGMYPASLGTENMRSSYPVPDFVKFFPKYLREAGYYTSNNAKKDYNSADQIDAWDESSKTATYQNRKNGQPFFAVFNIEISHESSIFGEDGKAKMRKRFGLPPEKEVKNSNQSPRHNAQEIKIPAYLPKTPEMLHDWALYYDKIEEMDYRVGELLQQLKKDGLDEETIVFYYADNGGVLGRSKRFMYESGLHIPLVVHIPEKYKNLNPYKQQNKINRLVDFTDFAPTVLQLAGVNIPDYFQGKPFLGATDISQDKDYAFGSRGRMDERIDLVRTIRSGNYRYVRNFMPHRPYGQHLNFLWLASSIQSWEKAFKEGKLTEVQARFFKPKPTEELYDIAKDPDNIHNLATDPNYKAVLEDLRKETKAHLLTIKDVGFIPESAIASISGGQPLYDFARSGNYNLTAVIERAYLASSNDETALPTLLKGLNDQDPLIRYWSATGLLILNNQSVSTSNVLRHHLYDDAPYVRLVIAEQLYKSGFFDAIEVLASALDNQDPMVRIQALNSLQETRAEHLKPYHESIKRISENKDSEYELNLANYLLESKFNENI
- a CDS encoding RagB/SusD family nutrient uptake outer membrane protein — its product is MKKKTLYKSIYAHILLLSLWGCASDKLDLYPETNLTAGNFYTSENDLTLAANDVYRQLSRLYNSGGIPDLYGELYSDNVYIKQTTGAHSFGEDINKHSAKSDNGYITTAWNNAYNAIYILNNILDKLNNTSISFADPNLKTRLEAEALTTRAFYYYHLSQAFGAVPFPLKVVTPDESYDYLREDTKVIYQQLIKDLLKAKTALPNSYTGNNIGRLTRSAASAVLAKVYIAAGNKEEAKKELQEIIQSGLYSLDANSDGKINIADYEYIFKASTKNSKESILEIQYLAGQNNVNSTHQTDYAPWDFAFHLPNINTTFRGNGLNTPSNNLIAEYETNDARKNLSLQLGFTNLQTNKFIDFPYTIKFFDPDFLYPGQNVEAIRYADILLLYAELSGEATYLNQVRERAGLAPFGSSDYPNNKYATLSLAIEHERRIELAFEFHRFYDLVRTGRADQVLKANGINTSKLLFPIPLSAIDANPGLTQNP
- a CDS encoding SusC/RagA family TonB-linked outer membrane protein translates to MKRLRLIIQATGKLLLLFLISIGFANAQINNAPIVNANTSGIVIDAKTKAPLEGVTIQLEGVTHSVQTDRKGQFQLVTGQKPPLNVVVSFLGYQSKTISIDKSPFQIELEPLIENLDEVVVVGYGTQRKRDLTGASSNLNLSKDIAGRAASEIGQALYGQMSGVQVTAGSGKPGASTSIQVRGINSISAGTAPLIVVDGIPAPNYDLNLINNADIESIQVLKDAASSAIYGSRAANGVILIKTKAGKAGSSKFEVNYVSSLQEVIDKVDVMNASEYAQASIEAAQNSWVDKGGDPNAPNTIAARGSYKYTWPTALEHPELLPNTNFQDAIYRVAPSNKVDIAASGGGEHSNYRVSGSILKRKGIALFSDYDKYNLGFNTSTKILDRLEIGGASNLSYDQEQEPFNRMFEWAVQYPSIYPLYSENGYLGAPLNQAGFENYNAILFRPQNGHPLYRSTDEIKSSRFNALGNIYGQLELLKGLSFKSAFNYFYNRNDGSNYQAKDHLLGPTYFTEGAMAKTLTQTISYTFQNLLNYDKTWGKHSLQALLGTEYNYANYSFNYLERRGYDNDLVKALSAGKTVFAADDRASKTSFISYFARANYAFSGKYLLSASLRRDGSSRFASNKKWGNFPAVSVGWIISEEDFLDEANWLSNLKIRASYGLTGNDKFADYKWIGQITQGRAAIGNTLLTTYYPSSITNPNLQWEKTKQVNLGLDIGFLHERFQVTIDAYKSKSDGLLLEVPTPVVSGFTTIFKNIGAVENKGLEIALNSQNIQKESFKWSSNFNISFNRNKILALGENSTPMVLSGSVFSGMQKINQIGKPVFSFYGYQYDGVYLNQAAIDADPAHYAGAKPGDGRYKDVDGNGQLNENDRTIIGNPNPDFIWGFTNRFSYKNIELSIVLQGVQGGELMDDNVHRSLLYHEGRNYLKELNNRWRSEENPGDGYHYKIKVDENGYEKTPSSYFLFSKSYWRLKDLTVAYTLPSRLSEKILAKSLRVYFNGNNLFTRKDAPVSDPEGFSGNADDASRQGISSNTYPTAKIYSLGLNIAF